Below is a genomic region from Xiphophorus couchianus chromosome 9, X_couchianus-1.0, whole genome shotgun sequence.
TTTCAACAAGTCAATGGAAGCTTGCTCACAACGTTTCAGTGGAGGATGTCACATCATGCAATGGACTCAGCAGCTGTTGAGGGCTTCCAGTTTACATGGAGTCTACAGTCTGAGCTCAGTCCCACAACAGGAAGACATGAAGATGCCCTTATCTCCCAGACACAAACAATTGCACCGGTAAGGCAAGGAAAGACAAgcttatttatataaaaacattcataatctaaagtattttacaagacatcaaaggaaaaacataaGAAAGATAGCAAATTATAAGCACAAAAGCATTAcataaaaagatttaagaaCATGTTAAAATGGAAATAGTAAAGTGtgaagaaacaaatgtttcaaacagTTCATTTGTCAAAAGCTGAAGTGAACAAATAATTTTTGAGCCCTGATTTAAAGTAACCAACCAGTTGTTCTATTcagaagaaataataaataaatacaagttgGGAAATTTACATTAACATAAGGTTAAGTAAGGTTGATCATATCTCTATATCCAAGATTTACCTTTAGCatgttatgttgttttttatgcattaaaCTTCAGTATCTattgagtattttttgttttactccacACAGTCTGAACGTTTCATCACCATTGATGGCCTCCAGGCTGACAGCATGTACCGGGTGCAGCTCCAGGTGCTAACTGCAGGTGGCAGGACTGGAGCTGCTGTCTCAAAGACCATACACACTCCAACAATTAACACCACACTTTGATAGGTAGTAGCATTTCTTCTTTGAGCAACAGGTAGAttcatgtgtattttttattattatgcacATTGTGGGTGACATTGGGTCTACTGCAGATGcaatttttgtctgtttttccaattttattttgatagtgtTGTTTTCTGTAGTGAAAGTGCTTTAGAAATTGATAATACCTAATGTTTCACGTGTTGATTCTGGGTGTGTCAagaatgtgttgctttttaacATGTAATCTAATTTCTTTAGGTGACGACCACAAATCGGCTACTGTCTGCTACACCATGGTCACGTTTTCCAACATCCACTCTTCTACCTTCTTACTCATACCGCCGGATCTTGACTGCAGAAAGCATGtccaaaacatgttttataagtaaaataaataattcacataaaatgtatttcctgcCTTCAACTGCCTTTCACTTTAAACTAATGCCAAACATAATAAAGATTAAGAGTTTGAACTTAATCTAAACACAGAAATTACCTTAATCTTTTGGTgggtttttcagttttttgggaagaaaaataaattcactgtaCCTGTATGTGGAGCCAATTTTTACAAGACCTACCGGTTCTCTTTTCCAGCGTAAaatttatgtattattatttttttattattaatacagctttttaaaatgtttccttgcaATGTAACACATATCTGCTTTTGTCTGGTGTTTATACTAGACTGATAACTATGACAACCTTACATCATTCAAGTCACAAGAACttgtaaataaactttgtttccttatagttttttttatcctgttaGTAGAGAAAAATATAGCACTGACGTTATGTAAAAATAGCAATGTATAGCAACAGCATCATCTTTTGTTTGGAAATATCTCAATGCAAGCtcaaatattttatcttattttattttataaaacttttttattccttttatacattttgccgcaaaagttatattttttgaaaagtcaGGGAACAGCCAACGTCATTCAACCTGTAATTACCATGTTAATATTTTTCCCTTGTTAACGTTCAAATATTCAGAATTTGCTTGTTATTCCTTTACTTTTTGACCGAgtcttatttattgttttcttgtctagtttgttttgtaattaaaattcaTCAACACTCAATATCTGTTGTGGTGACTACTAGTTGATATATTTTGTATAGATAAGTCAAAATATAGACCACTATAGGTCAcaatatgaaaacaacaaaattctcacccaaacaaaaggaaactgaaGCTGAGAAACTAAATCATTGAGAAAGTGTAGATATTATTTCATTTGAGTAACCAGATTATATGAAcatctcagttttatttcagataaCATAATTAtctaaatgtgataaaatgaatATGTTTACATGACTTCCCACAGTCTTTAACTCTGCACTGGAAAGCTATATGTTTTCAGTCAGTGATGTAGTACAATGTGAGTAGTTTTCGCTGACATTGCTGGGTAATATTCATGAGTCCAGCAATGGTAGAGTTTTATTTCCAATATGATGTATATAGTatataaaagtatttatatttaaaggtttgctttaaatttgatacattttaaaatggtatattttttgttattacttTACAGGACCTACAAGACATTAagtattttttgacattttaatatatttatatatatttttaaaaacaatgtattaggttttttaatggtaaaattaaaatatgacaacatttttattattattttatatttattattatagaGTTACTCTATATTATTATATAGTTATTGAAATTGAAtaattaaagctaaaatatttgtttatataaTACCTCACATTCAAACAACAatcagtgttttctgtgtggCTCAAAACCACTGGGCGGTCAGTATAAGATAACCCTCTTCGTTAGAGCCCAACGTCAGAACAGCGCCCTCTGGAGTCAAAGTACTCCTGGAATATTTTGGCATTACTTTTTCTGCAGTATGAGATTCTTATAGAAGAATTAGTTTTGATGACATTCATAGAATAgtataattataaaatgttaaagtgtatatatatatatatatatatatatgtagagagagagagagagagagtactGAGGTAAATTATGATATTGTCATTAAAGGAGCTTAAAACTGCTGCCAAAACTTGAGAAGTTTTGTAACATACAGAGAAGATGCtgagttaaaaacatttacatagataaagaaagaaataacgatttttgattttaacaacacatttatttttgaataaaaatacattttaacacagtttactgaaacattcacGCAAACATGGAATTGAAAACTAGCTTTCTATCAACCACTGAGCACATGACATTATTAAAGCACCACAAAGATAAAAATTCAGTTAAGttattcatcattaaaaaaagaaataggtgTGCCAAAAAATGAATCCTTTCTGTTAGAATCACCCACAGTCTTTAACTGTGAGTTACAACTCACAGTTAAAGACaggtttccttttttcattaaGCTGTTATTTACATAATTGAAACAAAGTTTGAATCTACATTTTACTGCGAATATATACAGCTCCACAGCTCCACCAGATTTCCTAAAAGCTTGTTGCTATTTAGGTTAGGAGGGGGGCGTTTTTCGACACAACACCGGACGTCGGTAAAGTTGAGGAGACGAGGCCGACGTCATGACGCAATGAAGGGGCGACGAAAGCTCGGATTGTTTCTTCAAATCGTGGCCAGACGGAACCGAGGTTGATATTTTTACAGGCAAGGTGGTGTTTAACGAAGTCTATTTTGAATTTATGCTTTGGTTTTGACTTGTGCAAACGTTTACTTCCCCGAATCTGGAGACGTAGCTCCTTCACGTTCATACGCATTCGCACTTCCCTCTGAAAATGGAGGAAATTGCCGCTTTGTGTTTTGTCTGCAGCTAGCCGAGTCAGCTAGCTTCAGGGAAATGGGAAAACTTATGCAAAACTTTGTGAAACGTTACACTTCAGTTCAATAATTAACTTGTTGATAGTTGATACAGTTTAATAAACGTAAATTTGCTCCGTTCGTCTGGTGCAACATGTTGGATAATCTTAATTAAGGCGGTAGTGTTAATTATTCCCTTTATACGAATTGTTAGTTTCTGCCGTCATTCATAGAGATGCTAAAGACTAGTGGGCTCAAGAATCAAACATACTAAATACTGAAATTTCGCTGCTATTttgctcatattttttttttcgaaTTGTAGCCGTAATTTTAAACGTTTTTCTTATGTTATAGTTTTGCTTTTGTACACTAAAACGTGAAGTTTAGCATTGAAATAACCATTGCACCAAGAGACAGTAAATCAGAATGTTATTGAATGTGCATTTATTGAAATGgcataaatgatgtatttttttaaattcggTTATTATGACATcgaataaattattttacacttgaccaatgaaaataaaattcaaaattctttatttattaaagggaatttttttttgccgTTGCTACTTTAATCCAACTATGGTAAGTGTCGTAGatagtgatgctgtgggcaggaaggatttgCAGTAGCAGGCActcttgcaacaaatctgaagagccttctgactgaagactgttgatAGTCAAATGACTGTCATGATATGTTCACAGCTCAAATTTcaggcagcagagatgatatttcacaaaaacatgtCCTGAATTACATCATCAGCTGTTGGCAAGCATTGCTTATCCACCTAATTTGCTTTTGATGCACATTTTGCTGCGCTTCCTTAAATCTCTGTCCAGCTCTATGGTAAGGAAGATGGGCAGATTTGTGGATATGATCATTTCCCATTGTTACTGatggaagagatggtttgaacgTTTCTCCTTCTCGCCATATTTCGGTTTTGCTCTTCAGCCTTGAAGCCTttttttcaactcctctgggattttgAGGTGATAGTTCAGGTGTTATTTGAGCTTCTGAGATGCTAACTGATCAACTCAATGTTGCCATGATTAACAGCTGcctgaaagtaaaaaaagtaaGATCAAAATCCTTTCTTTCTGCCCATCCAAAACCAGAATGAATAATcaccaaaaaaaagcaactccTCAACCAAAACGTTATTTTCAGAAACCtacaaaagaacaaatcagaactaaTATAACATAGCTGCTCCAACATGCTCTCCATATGAGTGGCGCAAttccagagaaaaacaaaaacaaaacattttttaaacacagaatgTCAACGTTGTGTTCTTTCTGGGAAATACACtatatagaaaaagaaaagaggggtTTTCTAGCATTCACAATAAAGAATGTGTTGCTATGAGGCTTTGCAACAAAAGTCACAGATAGTAAATCACAGAGGAGTGAAACTATCTAAGGTAGAGATCAATAGTTTGTTATATACTTTTACCTAATAGGTAAAATGTTCTATACAAGTAGAAGTAATATCTTGTATATTTTGACATCACTAAAATATTGGGAATAAATTAGTGTTTATAAAAATCTGTGATCTGATCTGAGCACAATGGTGTTATTTTGTTTAAgtgttgtttatgtttgtgtatCTCATGAAAACTGAGTTTAACTGCTAACTGGATCATTTTCTTGtctaattattttcttatttcatttcaCTCCTTTTAGGAGACAGTGCTGCTGTGACCCCGGAGAGCTGTCTCATCTTGATTCCTGTTGTCAAAATAATTTTGCCACTAATGTATGGAGGAAAGTGTGAGATGTAAAAGGTGGAGCAATCCACTTTATTTGTAAGCAAGCTGAAAGGGAGGAGACAGTAGCAGTGCATAGAGAGAGCATTGGGGATGGGGTTAAAGAGCCAAAGGCGGACGTCATGGTTCACAGCAGCTCTAATTCCCCAATGACAACACCATCTGCCTCGCCTCACCTGACTGTTTGTTCTAAAGCACCTCTTTCGGTGTCGTGTCCCAGAGGTGCTACAGAACAGGACCTAAGCCAAACCTCCACAGACCCAACTTCCGTTTCAGAACTACCACAGCCCCTTGCTGAGACTCCTGCTGAGGCTCATCACCATGTTGCTACCGCAACAAGAGCATTGAGCACCAAGTCAAGCTCGGCATCCAGCAGCCCCAGCACACCCGCACCAACCTCTGCTCAGGACCAACTCAATGGCCGTAGATCAGGCCGGAAAAGGACTCCTAAGGCCTGTGATTGTTGTGGCCCCAACAGTAGGGGGCACAATGTTGAAACTCCAGGCAGAGGCAGGGGAAATGGAAAGGGGAGAGGTAGAGGTAAAGGCAGGGGAGCAAACAGAGACTTTGGTGACACCCCTGCAAGAAAGCCACTGCAGTTGACAGGAGTCAGGAACATTAATTTAAGTGGAGAAAATATACAGGAAACAGAAGATGAAGACGATAGACTGGGGAATTTGCAGAGCTCTGATACAAAGTCACAAAGCCCTGCCACCAAGGCGGCTCCACCAATTACACAAGATGGACCAAAAAATAACTGTGCTGCTCAAACAAATGGAGCTGCACTGAAAATGGAAGACATCTTGATGGAACCGTCAGGGTTTGCTGTTGCAATACATGAGGAAAGTGTTGATAAAAAGGATGTGGATCCAACGGTTTTAGGACCAGTACATGAGGAAGCAGTAGTGGCCAAAGGTCGAGGTAGGGGAGCAGGAATGGGAAGAGGTCGAGGTAGGGGAGCAGTGATGGTGAGAGGTCGGGGCAGAGGAAGAGGCGTTGACAAGGGTCAAGACAGTGAACAAGAGAAAATGGAAGGTATTCCGATAAGCAGCAAAGATAAAGATTATGTTACAAGTTCGAGAACAGGTGCCTTAGCTGAGTCAGTGCTAGTGGAAGAACCAGAGAAGATACATGATGTACAGACAGACCACGAACACCAAAAAAACTCTACTTCAGGTAAATTCCCTATTGAAAATGGAGAATTGGTACACTTGTCTGACTCGGAGGACGAGATGGAAGAGGACACCATTATTGTGACAGAACTTGGCGATGGGGTGCTGACCATCCCACGGAAATCTGCTACAAGGTCAGAGATTTCTGGAGACCTGGACTCTGAGATGCAGGTGGACCAAACACATGATGGGATAGAACAGGTTTCTTTACCAGTACCTTTGCCTAATGGAAACGTTGTCTCACAAAGAAACCATGATCTAACATCCTCACCAGTGGAGGGTAAAATGTCTAGCTCCACTGGGTTTGCCTCTTTAAACCCGATAAGTGTTAGCCTAGAGCACTCCTGGGCATTAAGAGACCACAGACTGTACTGTCATCCTTGTTCTTGGGTGACAGACGAAATGGATGACATGTTGCCAAATGACCAGGCAGAAGATAAAATGATGGACACAGATATTCAGAATCAAGAGAGGCTGGAGCAGCTTAAAGACGCTATTCACGGTAAAACACACTTTGTAGTACTCAGTTGGTTATATAtgcttaattttctttaaacaagttGTCAAAATTGGAAGGAACTTCCACCTTGAACTGCAGGTTCAACAATCAGTAccttcagtttttgtaaaatcaaCAGCTCCTTGCATTTTTTGAGGTAGTCTGTAttgaatttctgcaaaaatggtcaaaaatactGGGTTTAAATCattaactcccacctgcagtattgcaggtggcagtattttttCTACTACATTACTGACTGAGCCTTACTTGTTGTTCATTTAATCtgcttttttcatctttttttttcttctataagTAGATTTTGAAAGGGGTTAAATAAGGAAGAAAATTACGCTAAATTCCTTGctaatatttctaaagtagcGCCACGAAATCCTGGATCCTGGAGGGACTGTCTGATATCGGAAATAGTTTTGATtccaacaaaaactgaagactGTCCAGATTGTTGTACCAAAGCATATTTCTACCAACCGTTTAATCTTTACTAACAACCAAAAAAGTCCATTAAATAATGTGCGGTTGATTGATGcagttttaaagtgaaagtaGTTCAAAGTCTATTTTTCAGGATTTGACCAAAGTTTGTGGAAAAGACTAATATTACACTATGTTCTTCAGCCAATGGTTTGGCCCATCTCTAGCAATAACACAGAAGGGAAATTCAAACAAGACAATGTTTATGAACTAAATATAGTGATGTTAGTGGAGTCAGTCTCTCTCTCTTAGAGGACATCATGGCCTCTATATACACactaattttccattttaaaccaAAGTAAAACCTATTTTGGAGAAAATACTATTGTTACAACTTTACCCAACTAATTGACATGCACAATTTGAAGGTGACAATAATTCTAAAATTTAGGTTCACTCTTTTAAAACACGCTATGTTTTTCATCTGGCAGCAtctagagaaataaaaaaaaaaacccatgatGGTAAAGCTACACCAGCTCTCATAACACATGCATTTTGCAATCGTATCTAGATTACCTGGAGATTATCATGGAATATTTGTGTAACCTGGAAATGCAAAATGTCTGTCCATGCAAAATGTAGACCGTTTTGCTGCAGATTAGCAACTCCGGAAGTAAAAATCGAAACACTTTCATATCAATGAATCCTCACAGACTGCTCCACCAGAAGCAGGCGCTCATATCCTTTTACAGAAGTGCTGTAACAGATCTTTCTcataacacatttttacaatatgTCTGCAAAAACGAGCCCTTTTTGAAGCTTAAGAGTTCCTGTCCCTTAGTAGTATGTTCTGCTTCTTTAGCCTGAGTGCTAAGCTGGgccattttaatacatttaatacaTAAAGTGTGTCCACAGTCCTGGGCTGAAATCCAATCTTTGCTCTTCATGTGGCCTTATCTAGCTCCATCATGTAATGCAAAGTATTCTGTTACATGACATTCCTAAAATATTTATGGCCTGACTTGTGTAGCTCTTATAAATACAGGCTTGATATAAACAGCAGATTATATGTAGTTAAGAAATCTGTTTTACATAGCTAGAGTGAagacattttgtgaaattttgtaGCCTAacctgttaattttttattgctgctttaTAGTGGAAACATGCAGCTATTGTAAGAGAAATACAACAGACTTGTGCTGAATTTCCAGCAACATAAAAATCCTAATTAGACTCATTATTTAGACACCTACTTTAAAtctcatttgtatttttctgttattggtTTGCTTTCACCTAAATTTTATGTAgttttcatctttaatttttcttcctttccttttttatgtctAGAAATATGTACTATCTCATGTCTGAATGGTGCTACCAGAATAAACTTGCCTCatcttgcttgtttttttttttaatctcagcattttttttgtttacttgtacTGTTGACAGGTATGAACAAACTTCTTTTGACTTCTGTTTTTCTAGAGTTTCTGGAGAGCTTCTACATAAAATATGGCAGCTTCATTCCTCTTGCTGAATCTGATGTCCTAGAACACCTGAAAAAGACAAGCAACTCTGACCTCAGCAACAGGTTAGTAAAAACCACTTATAGGCATATACACTAGAGGCTAATTTAATTgttattgaaaagaaatgttgaatttatCACTGATTTTTATTCCTCTTGATCACATTTTTCTGTAGTTAAAAAACTCACGAGTTTATATGTTTAGGAATATGCGCACCgtcttaaatttgtttaaaagtaaGTTGGCCTTTGATAAGTTAGTAACAGATCTTAAAGTTTATGTTGGCAGCTCTATTTAGTCTCATatattgtatgtatttttttgtttctcgcTGGACCTTTCTGTCAGGTAAAAGTTTGAGACATCTTCATTGAGCTATGTTGACTCGAGGCAGGTCAGACTATGGGTAACTTGCTGCTAATATGCTCTTTCCAGCTCGCTGTGTAGCTAGctagatatatttttttgtatctgcCATGGGTAAGGGCAAATTTAACACCAGTTGGCTCAGTgtagtttgtacatttctgttggGATACAAGTCTTAAATTCTgttcataatggtcttaaaaataTGTcctaaatttgagttggtgaaacctgcagaaactctTGAACTGTTGAGGCCTCagagtttcaaaataaatgcgATATAATCCATAAGAAAAATCAGCTGGAAATCTTCCATTCAAAATCCAACGGGGCTGCCACACAtgtaaggttgtttttttttccaaatagaGAACATGTTGGTCTTCTGAATTATTGTacttttgtcagaaaaaataaTGCTAGGGGAAAAATATCCAAACCTACACTTTTTTACATCCCTGTATGGAAAACCCCTAAACCTACTCACTGCTTTGGCCGTCCTCAGCCACATAACTGCAATCTGTCATTTGCCATGATTGGCTTGAGTCTTTTGTTGGCCTGACACTTCAAAGtcttccattttcattttcaaggcAGGCAGTCACTTTTTCACACAGCACCATGTAGGTCTGGATTCTTTCCCCCGTTATAATTACCACCTTCTTTTAAACACTgtgtattgtgtttatttgtgtaatCTTTGGCTaatatgaacagaaacatttcttttcactaCACTATAAAAGTTATATATAATACTACAACAcaataaattttgtgttttggagaaaaaaaaaacattgtgttccTTCAAAAAAAAGGTTATGTTTATTTGTGCTGCAAAACAGTTGATGTCCTACAGTGTAATTGCTGTTCATGgagtttttgtattatttgttttatttatattgtgtgGTTTGGCCTTTATCATGACtgtaaaacacttaaataaatatgtgcaGAGGACTGTGAGTGCTGTTATTTTGCCTCTGTATGTAGACAAatcatttttgttgtaaaataattgttttctgtttaatttccaAGGTTGTACCGTGTTTCATGTATATCAGAAATGTAATGCTTTAAATgccagtaacaaaaaaaaaaaagcaaaataagaaaCTCTCTGTGTGTCTGCTTCTCATCTGTTTCAGTGAAGTGGACATTAAAGCAGAGATGAGTCGATACAGGGCTGGCCTGGCATCTGCTCCTGTTGCAGGCTTCATGGTCACGTATAATAAACACAATCTGAGGCTGGAGGACCTTGGCACCCTGGAGGATCAGAACTGGCTTAATGATCAGGTAAAGAAAGACTGTGGATACTTGTGTCTTATAtgtcagctttttatttttcaagcaaATCAATTGTTTGTTCTGTATTCTCTGCAATATTTTACGTGATTATTTATAAATCTTCTGGATTTAAACATGCTTGatcaagtattttaaaaatatctttctcctgtttttttatttctcaaattcAGATTATTAACATGTATGGAGAACTCATTATGGATGTAGCAGAGCAGAAGGTAAGTGTGTATAGACATGCCAGcacatttccaaataaagataagatttatttgtcattgtcatcaacagattacagcgagattgagatttgctcgactcgagttaagatgcaggttatgtgtatataccaagataaagaaatgaatagtacaaaatgagaaataaacttagacatcagaagatggttgcagcgcctggaggtgtcgcaacagaatttacatttataacaaagtggtgtcaagagcagaagttcttatgcctttgaatttagtgccatgattgccatcgggtaaaaactgttttattggcgatttgtcctggtttttattgctctgtatctcttgcctgatggcagtaGCCATAAAATATGTGCAGTTGCTATCAAAAATGTACACAATCTTTTTCGGGCATTTTAATGGGGtattaaaacataacattttaagaTGTAACATCTAGTTTGTCTAGATGTtaaattttttggggggagagGGTGCAGGTGGAGTTGTGGGCACatcagaacatttaaaaaattctaaattttgaATCCACTTCTTACTGGAGTTGTATCATCACTAGGATCATTAGAAGTCCAGCAATTACTTCAAACTTGAACTGagctaaaacatttcaaatgtttaatacCTATTTCTCTTTCCCTTTTGACCTTTTAGGTTCACTTTTTCAACAGCTTTTTCTACAAGCAGCTGGTTGCCAAAGGTTATGAAGGTGTGAAGAGATGGACCAAAAAAGTAAGGAAGAAATTACATTCCCAATGGTTGTAGCTTGATGTGTGTCTCATAGTAAGAGTTTTATCTTTTGATGCTCCAGGAAATAAGGTTTTGATTGATGTcgacttttttttcattctggttGCACAAGGTCCATAGTCTAAAGTGTGCAAGAAATTAATATAGCAATAATCTTCCAACCTTCATTTCTAAATAACATATTAACCATAATCTCTGCAAACTTTCTCTAGAGTCAAACTAAAGAACAGCCCCCccccatgttttctgttttctcttttacttttacttttagtaaTGCATCCCTAATAACCTCAactgttatgttttgtttttcaggttgaCTTGTTCTCCAAATGGTTGTTGTTGATTCCCATCCATTTAGAAATCCACTGGTCTCTCATCGCAATCACAATGGCAACCAAAACCATCAGCTACTACGACAGCCAAGGCATTGTCTTCAGACACACCACAAATGTGAGTATatagtaatttccctgctgggatgaataaagtactgctattctattctataataTTGAAAGTCTGTCTCTGAATTGTGGAAGAATCTCGTTGTCCTACTATAACTGTGTGTTTATATTGTCCTCAGAACATCATGAAGTATCTTCAGTCTGAAGccagagaaaaaaagcaggCAGCTTTCCAGAAGGGCTGGAAGATCGCCATCATCAAGGTAACCTTGACCTCTGATTAAATTTATTGTTCCATCTGTTCAAgctgctaaaatatttacattgcaCATGGTAATTGTAATCAGATTTCTTGTATTTATTCAAAACTTA
It encodes:
- the LOC114151200 gene encoding uncharacterized protein LOC114151200; translation: MVHSSSNSPMTTPSASPHLTVCSKAPLSVSCPRGATEQDLSQTSTDPTSVSELPQPLAETPAEAHHHVATATRALSTKSSSASSSPSTPAPTSAQDQLNGRRSGRKRTPKACDCCGPNSRGHNVETPGRGRGNGKGRGRGKGRGANRDFGDTPARKPLQLTGVRNINLSGENIQETEDEDDRLGNLQSSDTKSQSPATKAAPPITQDGPKNNCAAQTNGAALKMEDILMEPSGFAVAIHEESVDKKDVDPTVLGPVHEEAVVAKGRGRGAGMGRGRGRGAVMVRGRGRGRGVDKGQDSEQEKMEGIPISSKDKDYVTSSRTGALAESVLVEEPEKIHDVQTDHEHQKNSTSGKFPIENGELVHLSDSEDEMEEDTIIVTELGDGVLTIPRKSATRSEISGDLDSEMQVDQTHDGIEQVSLPVPLPNGNVVSQRNHDLTSSPVEGKMSSSTGFASLNPISVSLEHSWALRDHRLYCHPCSWVTDEMDDMLPNDQAEDKMMDTDIQNQERLEQLKDAIHEFLESFYIKYGSFIPLAESDVLEHLKKTSNSDLSNSEVDIKAEMSRYRAGLASAPVAGFMVTYNKHNLRLEDLGTLEDQNWLNDQIINMYGELIMDVAEQKVHFFNSFFYKQLVAKGYEGVKRWTKKVDLFSKWLLLIPIHLEIHWSLIAITMATKTISYYDSQGIVFRHTTNNIMKYLQSEAREKKQAAFQKGWKIAIIKGIPQQKNDSDCGVFVLEYCRRLSVKQPLLFSQNNMPQIRKRIYKELCDCRLND